One Phaseolus vulgaris cultivar G19833 chromosome 11, P. vulgaris v2.0, whole genome shotgun sequence genomic window carries:
- the LOC137834308 gene encoding uncharacterized protein, with translation MTRPFGVKGKKRKHSQSKQYSEEEHQQPPPKKAVAEESKEPSPEPSPEPEPERESEPAPTEEDELSGIPIVPSEKNSTKPNVIFILEKASLEVAKVGKTYQLLNSDDHANFLRKNNKNPGDYRPDITHQSLLSILDSPLNKAGRLRSVYIRTEKGVLIEVKPFVRIPRTFKRFAGVMLELLQKLSISAVGKREKLLRTIKNPVTQYLPVNSRKIGLSYSSENLVDMDDYVSTISSNTDLVFVVGAMAHGKIETDYTEDYLAISGYPLSAAYCITRITGALERKWKIL, from the exons ATGACACGACCTTTCGGTGTGAAGGGGAAGAAGCGAAAGCACTCCCAATCCAAACAGTACTCAGAAGAAGAACACCAACAGCCGCCACCAAAGAAAGCTGTTGCCGAAGAAAGCAAAGAACCGTCACCGGAACCGTCACCAGAACCAGAACCAGAAAGAGAATCAGAACCAGCACCAACAGAAGAGGATGAATTGAGTGGTATCCCAATTGTGCCCAGTGAGAAAAACAGTACCAAACCCAACGTCATCTTCATCCTCGAAAAAGCTTCTCTCGAAGTCGCCAAAGTCGGCAAG ACATATCAACTTTTGAACTCCGATGACCATGCCAATTTCCTCCGCAAAAACAACAAGAATCCTGGAGATTATAGGCCTGATATTACACATCAG TCTCTGCTATCTATTCTGGATAGCCCACTGAATAAAGCTGGAAGATTGCGAAGTGTTTATATAAGGACGGAGAAAGGTGTTCTTATAGAGGTTAAGCCCTTTGTTCGAATTCCCAGAACATTCAAACGTTTTGCTGGTGTTATGT TGGAACTGCTTCAAAAACTGAGCATATCTGCTGTTGGCAAGCGCGAGAAACTCCTCCGAACCATAAAAAATCCTGTCACACAGTATTTGCCTGTTAACTCACGGAAAATAG GTCTATCATATAGTTCAGAAAACCTTGTAGATATGGATGACTATGTATCAACTATTTCCAGCAATACGGACCTTGTTTTTGTG GTAGGAGCAATGGCCCATGGGAAGATTGAGACAGATTATACAGAAGATTATCTAGCAA TTTCGGGGTACCCGCTAAGTGCTGCTTATTGTATTACAAGGATTACTGGTGCCCTTGAGAGAAAGTGGAAGATTTTGTGA
- the LOC137832530 gene encoding protein ELC-like → MVQPAMTQFLNSVLSQRGPSAVPYSEDTKWLIRQHLVALTTAFPSLEPKTASFTHNDGRSVNLLQADGTIPMTFQGVTYNIPVVIWLMESYPRHPPCVYVNPTRDMIIKRPHPNVNPSGLVSVPYLQNWTYPSSNLVDLILNLSLHFGRDPPLYSQRRPNPNSNPNPNPNPNPNPNPIPHPHPHPSFGNSSSNLSSSSSSSGYPHPHPPSRTYPPSPYPAPASRVQTTEDPSEVFKRNAINKLVEMVHGDVSALRKTREGEMEGLFGLQGVLKQREESLNRGLKEMQEEMEALEQQLQIVLMNTDVLEGWLRDNQGKKMGSLDNPEEAFECVDALSKQMLDCTASDLAIEDTLYALDKALQVGAVPFDQYLRSVRALSREQFFHRATTAKVRAAQLQAQVANMAARNHHYGS, encoded by the coding sequence ATGGTCCAACCGGCGATGACGCAGTTCCTCAACTCCGTCCTCTCCCAGCGCGGCCCCTCCGCCGTCCCTTACTCCGAGGACACCAAGTGGCTCATCCGCCAGCACCTGGTGGCGCTCACCACCGCCTTCCCTTCGCTCGAGCCCAAAACGGCCTCCTTCACGCACAACGACGGTCGCTCCGTCAACCTCCTTCAGGCCGACGGCACCATCCCCATGACGTTCCAAGGCGTCACCTACAACATCCCCGTCGTCATCTGGCTCATGGAGTCCTACCCCCGCCACCCGCCCTGCGTCTACGTGAATCCCACGCGCGACATGATCATCAAGCGCCCCCACCCTAACGTTAACCCTTCTGGTTTGGTTTCCGTCCCTTACTTGCAGAATTGGACCTACCCTAGTTCCAACCTTGTTGATCTCATTCTCAATCTTAGCCTCCACTTCGGTCGTGACCCTCCCCTCTATTCCCAACGCAGACCGAACCCTAATTCAAACCCAAACCCAAACCCAAACCCAAACCCCAACCCCAATCCAATTCCTCACCCTCACCCCCATCCCAGTTTCGGAAACTCTTCTTCCAatttatcttcttcttcttcttcatctggCTACCCCCACCCTCACCCCCCTTCTAGGACTTACCCTCCTTCCCCTTACCCTGCTCCCGCTTCTAGGGTTCAGACCACGGAGGATCCTTCGGAGGTTTTCAAGCGGAACGCGATTAACAAGCTTGTGGAGATGGTTCATGGCGATGTTTCCGCGTTGAGGAAGACCAGGGAGGGTGAGATGGAGGGGCTGTTTGGTTTGCAGGGCGTGTTAAAGCAGCGGGAGGAGAGTCTCAACAGGGGGTTGAAGGAGATGCAGGAGGAGATGGAGGCGCTGGAGCAGCAGTTGCAGATTGTGTTGATGAACACTGATGTTTTGGAGGGGTGGTTGAGGGATAACCAGGGGAAGAAGATGGGGAGTTTGGACAATCCTGAGGAGGCTTTTGAGTGTGTGGATGCTCTCTCCAAGCAGATGCTTGACTGCACTGCTTCTGATTTGGCTATCGAGGACACGCTTTATGCCTTGGATAAGGCTCTTCAGGTGGGGGCTGTGCCGTTTGATCAGTACTTGAGGAGTGTGAGGGCGCTGTCCAGAGAGCAGTTCTTTCACCGCGCCACCACGGCGAAAGTTAGAGCGGCTCAGTTGCAGGCTCAGGTTGCCAATATGGCTGCTCGGAATCACCATTATGGTAGCTGA